One genomic region from Osmerus eperlanus chromosome 6, fOsmEpe2.1, whole genome shotgun sequence encodes:
- the oit3 gene encoding oncoprotein-induced transcript 3 protein, translating into MDMMIFLLLTVFLQDTTAGVVLDPCSAYISLNEPWRNTDYHVNHSSGGVPLCDSLLSGEWYRFTGMAGDAMPTFCIQENHCGTHAPIWLNGTHPQPQDGIITLPVCASFNHDCCRWNGSADVKACGGGYYVYRLPRPSVCFHVYCGHFYDICDEVDCTGPHCPEYDCRCAAGTVLGPDRQTCLDVNECERGNGGCAEVCVNTKGSRSCKCGPGRVLDQDGHNCKEIAGCHNNNGGCSHGCVAMQETYQCSCTRGLELGQDKRTCQVPVQCGPGSIEVSVPKDLVGGLELSLANSSCKGVSNGTHINLSFSLKTCGTIVKVTEDRIVGTNLVTGLPKSSPGSSLDMIIRTSKLLLPVTCEFPREYDVSDGYQASLRGNVLELEGHSEGVFPFSLELFKNAEFSEPYRAPPQLRLHDSLFFGVEPRERLEGLAALVESCFATPSPKAEQALKYYLIKDGCISDETVRQFSSKDQLSKHYQVPVFKFVGKDNREVFLHCRVLVCGAGDSRCSQGCRGRTRRELVSDQDQDQDQDQHQDQHQDQHQDHLNHHLLTGGPIFILAEP; encoded by the exons atGGACATGATGATTTTTCTTCTGCTAACTGTTTTCCTACAGGACACCACAGCAGGAGTCG TCTTGGACCCGTGTTCGGCCTATATCAGTCTGAACGAGCCCTGGAGGAACACGGACTACCATGTCAACCACTCCTCCGGGGGCGTGCCCCTGTGCGACAGCCTCCTGTCCGGGGAGTGGTACCGCTTCACCGGCATGGCCGGCGACGCCATGCCCACATTCTGCATCCAGGAGAACCACTGCGGGACCCACGCGCCCATCTGGCTGAACGGCACGCACCCTCAGCCCCAGGATGGCATCATCACACTGCCCGTCTGTGCCAGCTTCAACCACGACTGCTGCCGGTGGAACGGCAGCGCGGACGTGAAGGCGTGCGGGGGCGGTTACTACGTCTACCGGCTGCCCCGGCCCTCAGTCTGCTTCCACGTCTACTGTGGCC ACTTCTATGACATCTGTGATGAGGTGGATTGCACTGGTCCTCATTGTCCAGAATATGACTGCAGGTGTGCTGCTGGGACAGTCCTGGGACCAGACCGACAGACCtgcctgg atgTGAACGAGTGTGAGCGAGGGAACGGGGGATgtgcggaggtgtgtgtgaacaccaAGGGGTCCCGGAGCTGCAAGTGTGGGCCAGGCCGAGTCCTGGACCAGGACGGACACAACTGCAAAG AGATTGCAGGTTGTCATAACAACAACGGGGGCTGTAGCCATGGCTGCGTTGCGATGCAGGAAACATACCAGTGCTCCTGTACCCGAGGCCTGGAGCTGGGCCAGGACAAACGCACCtgccagg TTCCGGTTCAGTGTGGCCCGGGTTCCATCGAGGTGTCGGTTCCCAAGGACCTGGTGGGCGGACTCGAGCTCTCATTGGCTAACTCCTCATGTAAGGGCGTGTCCAACGGGACACACATCAACCTGAGTTTCAGCCTGAAGACCTGCGGCACCATAGTGAAG GTGACGGAGGACAGGATCGTGGGCACCAACCTGGTGACGGGCCTGCCCAAGTCCAGCCCAGGAAGCAGCCTGGACATGATCATCCGCACCTCCaagctcctcctccccgtcaCCTGCGAGTTCCCCCGCGAGTACGACGTCTCCGACGGCTACCAGGCCAGCCTCCGCGGCAACGTCCTGGAGCTGGAGGGCCACAGCGAGGGCGTGTTCCCGTTCTCCCTGGAGCTCTTCAAGAACGCAGAGTTCTCCGAGCCGTACCGAGCGCCGCCCCAGCTGCGTCTCCACGACTCGCTGTTCTTCGGGGTGGAaccgagggagaggctggagggactggcCGCTCTGGTGGAGAGCTGCTTCGCCACGCCCAGCCCCAAGGCCGAGCAGGCCCTCAAGTACTACCTCATCAAGGACGG TTGTATCTCAGATGAGACAGTCAGGCAGTTCTCCTCTAAAGACCAACTCTCCAAACACTACCAGGTCCCTGTCTTCAAGTTTGTTGGCAAGGACAACCGA gaaGTGTTCCTGCACTGcagagtgttggtgtgtggtgCAGGAGATTCCCGTTGTTCTCAGGGATGTCGGGGCCGAACACGCCGTGAACTGGTAtctgaccaggaccaggaccaggaccaggaccagcaccAGGACCAGCACCAAGACCAGCACCAGGACCATCTGAACCATCACCTGCTGACTGGAGGCCCAATCTTCATCCTGGCTGAGCCGTGA